Part of the Brassica oleracea var. oleracea cultivar TO1000 chromosome C8, BOL, whole genome shotgun sequence genome is shown below.
TGGACCGATGACTCAGGATTGGGAACCCGTTGTGATCCGTAAGAGAGCTCCCAACTCTGCGGCTAAGCGCGACGAGAAGACTGTCAACGCTGCTCGGAGAAGCGGCGCCGATATCGAATCCGTCAGAAAATGTTTGTTCTCTTCTTCTTCTTCTTCTTCTTCTCGATCTTTGTGTGTGTGTTTCTTTTTAGATCTGACTTTGTAGTTTTAGGTTTGATTGGGCGATTGAATCGAGATGAGTTTTGTTCATTTAAGTTTCAGTTGCCGACACTGACGTAGAGATTTGTGTTAGGGTCCTCGTTTGTTGTGAATTTCAATTGACAAATCTGTTTTGGACATCTAACAAAGGGCTTTGTTTTTGTTTTTGTTGCATATGTAGTCAATGCTGGAACCAACAAAGCGGCTTCGAGCAGCACCTCCTTGAACACAAAGAGGCTCGATGATGATACTGAGACCTTAGCTCGTGAGTATATATAATTCATCTATTCTCTCATTCACAGCGAATTAGTATCTCTCTCTGTGGTTCAAATAAACTTTAGTTGTATCTTCAAAGCTTTATATACTGTTTTTCTTTCCCGTGTTTAAGAGATTGATTAGTATATTGCTTGTTCGAAGAGTCTTTGTTAACACCTTGTTTATTATGTTGTATGGTTTTGATTAAAAATCAGATGAACGTGTGCCTACTGAGTTGAAGAAAGCCATCATGCAAGCCCGAGGGGAGAAGAAGCTCACCCAGTCCCAACTCGCTCAAGTACTCTTCTTTCTCTCTTGTTTCCCCTTGTAATGTAATTGGATACTAATAATATGGTGTTGGTTGTTGTAGCTGATCAACGAGAAGCCACAAGTGATCCAAGAATACGAGTCTGGTAAAGCAATTCCGAATCAGCAGATCCTTTCTAAGCTGGAGAGGGCACTTGGAGCTAAACTCCGCGGAAAGAAGTAATAACAAAACCTCCTTCAAAAGTTTAAAAACTGAACAAGCTAATCACGGTTGTGTCTCCAGTTCATAAACCCTCTATATATATATATGCCTACTGCTTTAATGGTTTAGTAATCTTTTATGGTGTAAGAACGAAACAAAAGCTGTTATTGGAACCATTCGTCATTATAAATTATAAAACCAAAGTTCGGTGTAGATCGTATGGATTCATTCAACTCGTACTTAACCAATCTATTACGAAATTTTATCTAACCATGTACTAATTCATCTATCATAGATTTCTGGACCGGACAATAACAACTCTTGGGGTCTGAATTGCACAGAAATAAACTATATGGTCAAATTTGTCAACATCCGGTAAATACAAGTATTCTCTCCGCGTCGCGAAACACAAGGCGGTACAGTGAGACAGTGAAGCTGACATTCACACACACAAGCACAAAGAAAAAAACAAATTACACAAAGCCCAAAGCTTTAAAGTTTTTATTTCCCTCTACTGTTATCAATCTCGTCGTCGTCGTCCTCCTCCTCCTCCTTCTAGGGTTTCCACATTTTCTCGTCTTTTCCATTTCTGGAAACCGTGGGGGTGAAATGGAGACAGATGAAGCTTACCAGAGGAAAGAGCGAGATGCACTTGTAGCCATTGTCGTTCTTGCTTGTCTTGCTTTAACTTCTTTGTTCGTCGCCTTCAGCTACTACTGCTATATTCGTAACAAAGTTTCCAAGCGTCACAGAATCAACAAGAGTAAGCACAAACATTTAGACAAGACCTATTTTTCGTTACTTGTCTGTTCTTTTATTCTTAGGCCCTCTGCTTTTGCTGGATATTGAATAATTGTTACTAAATTAAAGATTATTTCGAGATTTTTGGTGACAAATGTTAGGCATATGATTTTCCAATTAAGGGTTTGATTTGTAATATTTGTTCTTCTCTGTGTAGAGTTTAACTGCGAGGAGAAAGGAGATTGTCAAAACCAACAAGAAGTTACTGACAACGCCCTGCAGATTTTCACTTTCAAGCAGCTACATTCAGCTACAGGTGGATTCAGCAAGTCGAACGTGGTTGGTCATGGTGGGTTTGGTTTGGTTTATCGTGGTGTGCTTAACGACGGGAGAAAAGTTGCTATCAAGCTTATGGATAATGCAGGGAAGCAAGGGGAAGATGAATTCAAGATGGAGGTTCTTGTTTCTTTGAGACTTTAGTCTTTGTTTTGCTCGTTGATCTTTACATTTACTGTTTGTAAACAGGTTGAGTTACTGAGCCGTCTGCGTTCACCTTACTTGTTGGCACTTCTTGGTTACTGCTCAGACAATAGTCACAAACTGCTTGTGTATGAGTTCATGGCCAATGGTGGTTTGCAGGAACACCTCTATCCTACTAACAGTTAAGTTTCTTCTTCCAGTAATATTGTTTAGAAATCTTGTTGGATTTGATATAGAGCTGTCTGTCTGTTGTTATTGCATATAGGGTCTGGTTCTGTCCCATTGAGATTAGACTGGGAAACTCGGATGAGAATAGCTCTGGAAGCAGCAAAAGGCCTCGAGTATCTCCATGAGCAAGTATCACCACCAGTGATTCACCGAGACTTCAAGAGCAGCAACATTCTCCTCGACAGAAACTTCCACGCCAAAGTCTCAGACTTCGGATTAGCTAAAGTCGGATCAGACAAAGCTGGTGGACACGTTTCCACACGTGTCTTAGGCACACAAGGATACGTTGCTCCTGAGTATGCTTTAACCGGCCACTTGACTACAAAATCAGATGTCTATAGCTACGGCATTGTCCTGTTAGAGTTACTAACGGGGAGGGTTCCAGTAGATATGAAGAGAGATACTGGAGAAGGTGTTCTTGTTTCTTGGGTACGTTTATCAAACTTCTTCAAACATTTGGTTTCTTCTTTTTTTTTACTCTAATCTCTTCTCATTCTTTTCCAGGCGTTGCCTCAACTGGCTGATAGAGACAAAGTGGTGGACATAATGGATTCAACACTAGAGGGGCAGTACTCGACCAAAGAGGTTGTTCAGGTTGCAGCAATAGCAGCAATGTGTGTTCAAGCAGAAGCTGATTACAGACCGTTGATGGCTGATGTGGTGCAGTCGCTGGTCCCATTAGTGAGAAGCCGTAGGTCAGCTGCGAAGCTTAGTGGCTGCTCTAGTAGCTTTAGCTTGGCTCGGTCTCTTGGTTCACCCGTTGGTTCTCAATAAACCAGATAAATAACAAATGTGGGACTTTTTAGTTTCTATGTAGTACGGGATTTGTTAAAGCAATGTGTGATGTAACACTTTTGAGTGATCAATAATGAAGCTTACCAGTTATCATCATCTATCATTTTTGAATATAGTGTTATTTGTTTATATATATTACTGAACTAGGTGATTCCCGTGCATATAAATGTTTACAAAGTAAATACATTATATTAATTTATTTACATTATAGTAATTTATCAGTATTTTGTTTTTAATTTTTAATTATTCTGTTATTTATATTGTTATCAGTATGCATTGTTTATATTAAATAACATTATGTTATTTTAATTAGACGTATCTCGATTGTTTGGTTATTATTTGGAAATATTAGATAACATTTACTTTTTATATTCAACTACGATATTTTTGTTACACATATCAAAATTTTGAATACTTTTGTTATTTTCATGTAGTTTGATTCTTGTCTTAGATTTGTATATATATTTTAGTAAGATTATATATAATTTAATATATGTTGTTTCGAGAATCAAATAGTAAAAGTAAATTAAAGTGTTGATCGATTCAAAGTTACAAAAATAAATATAACAATGATATTTAATTGTAATAGTTGGTTAATATATTTATAATATTATTTGAAAATTTCATATTTATTTAGTAATATGTTGAGTCGTTCTATAATTTATATGTACAAAAATATTATTATAAATGATATTATTTTTATTTAATATCTGACTTTATATAAAAAAAATTGGATTGGTCTAGTTACTCATTTTGTGGATATATTGTGTTACATATATTCCGTCAAATTCAAGTATAATTATTTCTAATCTAATTCAACCAAATCATATTTATTATATCCGTTGCATTAGTTTGGTTTTCATCTTAGATGTGTATATATATTTATGAATTGGCTAGTTGTAAATAGCCCCATAACTATATTAATTTTATACGACTTAGTAATTTGGTATATGTTAATTTTCAAAAATAAAATTATAAAAATAAAGTGATGATAGATACAAAATTGCATAAAAACATAACTGATACATTCTAAAAGAGAAGATTAATTATTTACTTTAATGTCAAAATTATTCTTCTAAACTTTCCTTTTTATAATATCACATTATGTATAAAAATATTTTTGTTTTATGTTTTATAAATATTTTCTTTATCATATATGTTATTTGAAAAATATAAAAGGGAAC
Proteins encoded:
- the LOC106307611 gene encoding multiprotein-bridging factor 1b, coding for MAGVGPMTQDWEPVVIRKRAPNSAAKRDEKTVNAARRSGADIESVRKFNAGTNKAASSSTSLNTKRLDDDTETLAHERVPTELKKAIMQARGEKKLTQSQLAQLINEKPQVIQEYESGKAIPNQQILSKLERALGAKLRGKK
- the LOC106307610 gene encoding serine/threonine-protein kinase CDL1 — its product is METDEAYQRKERDALVAIVVLACLALTSLFVAFSYYCYIRNKVSKRHRINKKFNCEEKGDCQNQQEVTDNALQIFTFKQLHSATGGFSKSNVVGHGGFGLVYRGVLNDGRKVAIKLMDNAGKQGEDEFKMEVELLSRLRSPYLLALLGYCSDNSHKLLVYEFMANGGLQEHLYPTNRSGSVPLRLDWETRMRIALEAAKGLEYLHEQVSPPVIHRDFKSSNILLDRNFHAKVSDFGLAKVGSDKAGGHVSTRVLGTQGYVAPEYALTGHLTTKSDVYSYGIVLLELLTGRVPVDMKRDTGEGVLVSWALPQLADRDKVVDIMDSTLEGQYSTKEVVQVAAIAAMCVQAEADYRPLMADVVQSLVPLVRSRRSAAKLSGCSSSFSLARSLGSPVGSQ